In Trichocoleus sp., the genomic stretch GTTCCGTTAGATTGGCTTTGTCCTGCATAGGGAGAGGGGCAAATAAGGGCTAAACCAGTGATACCGATCGCTCCTGGTAAACCTGTGGCAGTCTCCACCAGGGAACGTGCGGATATTCGTGATGCTCTTCATGATAGCCAAAGTGATAGCAGGCAAGAAAAGACCAGAATGGGGGAAGGGGATAGGTCGTTGCTCGATGACGGCTCCCGTAGCCAGTTTCAGGCTCTCGATGTGGTAAAAAAGTACCAAAAAAGAAAAGCTGAACTGAGCTAAGAATTGAGGGCAGCACCCAAAACAGAACCAGATTGCTCTCAGGAATGTGCAGAGTCAGATGGATGATATGGAAGGTGATCATCAGCCCAATCAAGCGTGTCCAACTCCAATAGCCCTTCATGAAATAGAGGTACCAGGCGATCGGGTTGTGATGCTTGCCGTCATGGAAATCGGGATCAAGGTCGCTTGCAGGATGATGGTGGTGTAACCAGTGTTTTCTAAGCAGCTTTTTGTAGGAGAACAAACCATATAGCAAAAGGACAAGCGTTCCGACCCCATTATTAACCTGGGGATTGAGTGGAAAGACTGCCCCATGCATGGCATCGTGAGCTGTGATAAACAACCCCGTGTAGAGAAAGATTTGCCATACCACTGCAAATGGGATGACCCAAGCGGGAACCTGGGTGAGATCGAGGGAACAAAGGAAAATGAGGCTTGTTGCCCAAATTCCAATGATCAAGAGGGCAATGAGCAGTCCGGCAATTGCGCCTTTGCGGTCGCTACTCTGATTGAACTCAGGCGATCGGTGAAGGGGGTGATGAACTCCTGTCAACCTTGTACTCCTTTCTGAACTTAAATGAATGCACTGATTCGAGTAGCCAAACTCTGAAGCTTTATAAAACTTAACATTTATTTGAAATAAAAGCTTTGGCGAATCTCAGCCTCAGTAATGGGTGGTGAACTGGTGAGAGAATCCTGTCTGCACCAGGAAAGAGGTTTAGCGATGAACTCAGCCTTCTTTCCTGATACAAAGCCTGGTTCAATAACTCTAGGAAATTGTCTTGATTCTGGGGTCAATATGGGTTGGGTTTGTTACATATGAAGAAGGTCACGAACTACACTGTAACCACCGAGATCCCAGAGTAGATATGCGAGAAAACCAATCATTGCTAAACGACCATTCCAAAGCTCAGCCTGGGGATTCCAGCCCAACAAAAACGCGTTGCGATCGACATTATTATAGGCTTTAGAAACAGGGGGCGTAGTGGTAGAACTCGTTTCCATCGTTAAAACTCCTGTATTAGTAGTAACCGTGAATAGCTTCATCGTAGTGATTCACCTAAGGCTTGCGGTCTGCCTATAGTTTTAACTTATGCCGATTCTGCAACGAGTCTAAAGAATGAGATGAGCTTGAGCATTCTTGGTGCGCTCGTTACAAGCGGGATTATAGCCGTTCTATGATATCCCCAGACCGTAAAGCTAATTGCTAAAAATAGATTCACTTTAAAGTAACCACTAATAACTGCTAAAAAATATGATGCAGCTCCTATAGAATTTCTTTATCTCAGGTAAAGCTGTTTACTATATTTATAGCTTTTTCCTCTGGAAACAAAACCTGCTTTATGGAAAGCTTAATTTTTCCTTCACTACTGATAGATTTAGCCCTAAAAAATTGGTAATCAGAACCAAAATCTCCTCTACCTAAAGAAGCGTCTTTCTTGCACCGCTTCATAAAATTTCGTATTAAATCGATCGTTTTTAATTCTCGATCTGGTCGCTCATTCCATGAGTAGAGGTCAGACAAGAGAACTACGCCTTTCGATAGAAGGTAAATTCTTGCAGCAGCTAATAGGGTATAGAAAACTGATTGGGTCATCTATATTACTGCGCCAAATTATTGCGCCAACTTTTATAGAAGACCAGTTCAGGCTGATTATTCAAGCGAATCGCTATTCATCGTCTGCTCAGTCCTTCCCTAAAAGTAGATATGATCAATCCTTCTCGAGCCGGTCAACCGTTTGAACCTCACAACGCTGATCAAATCTCGAATCCTATCGGTTATCCAACCGTCACCACTCAACTGTCGGAAAATGTCATTCTGACGACGATGGATGATCTGTATAACTGGGCAAGGCTTTCGAGTCTGTGGCCTCTGCTCTATGGGACAGCTTGCTGTTTTATTGAGTTTGCCGCTCTGATTGGATCGCGATTTGACTTCGATCGCTATGGTTTAATTCCGCGTGCCTCTCCCCGTCAGGCAGATCTAATCATTCTTGCCGGAACTCTCAACATGAAGATGGCACAG encodes the following:
- a CDS encoding chlorophyll a/b-binding protein, with protein sequence METSSTTTPPVSKAYNNVDRNAFLLGWNPQAELWNGRLAMIGFLAYLLWDLGGYSVVRDLLHM
- a CDS encoding fatty acid desaturase, whose product is MTGVHHPLHRSPEFNQSSDRKGAIAGLLIALLIIGIWATSLIFLCSLDLTQVPAWVIPFAVVWQIFLYTGLFITAHDAMHGAVFPLNPQVNNGVGTLVLLLYGLFSYKKLLRKHWLHHHHPASDLDPDFHDGKHHNPIAWYLYFMKGYWSWTRLIGLMITFHIIHLTLHIPESNLVLFWVLPSILSSVQLFFFGTFLPHREPETGYGSRHRATTYPLPPFWSFLACYHFGYHEEHHEYPHVPWWRLPQVYQERSVSLV